Genomic DNA from Aphanothece sacrum FPU1:
CCCTAGATATTGATTGGAAAATTATGCAAATCGTGAGTATGGATATTCCTTCTCGTCAAATGTTTGCTTGTTTTGCTGAAGCTATTTTATTAGAATTTGAAAGCTGGCATACTAATTTTTCTTGGGGACGCAATCAAATTACTATCCCTAAAATGGAACAAATTGGAACTGCTTCCCTGAAACATGGGTTACAACCTTTGTTGAGTTGGTAATCAATTAATTAGATTCTTTATAATGGAGGTGGGCTATGCTCACCTTTATTTATTAGTAATTCTATAATTTATGTAGCAGGTATCTGTGAAAGACAATATTGATCTGAGTAGTTGCTCGATGCTGGATTTATTCAGCATGGAAGTGGAAACACAAGGAGAAATCCTTAACGACAACCTGTTAACCTTAGAAAATCAACTGCAAGATGGTGGAGAAAAAGGATTAGCCTCTATTTCCTTGCTAGAATCACTAATGCGAGCTTCTCATTCCATAAAAGGAGCTTCGCGGATCGTTCAAATTGAACCAGCAGTCAGAATTGCTCATGTGATGGAAGACTGTTTTATGGGAGCAATGGATCGCACGGTTCATCTAAAATCAGACCAGATTGATCATTTGTTAAGTGGGGTAGATTTTTTATTAGAAATTAGTCGTGTTAGTCAGGATAACTTAACCAGTTGGTTAGAGCAAAATCAAGCTAAATCTCAAGAAATTATCGAAAATATCGCTTCTGTCATAAGAAGACGTAAAAGCGATCGCCCACAAGAAAAAACCACTACTAACGATAAATCTGAACCCCCATCAACACCACAACAAGAGCAAAAAAAACCAGAAACCCAAGAAGTAAGACCAACTCCTGATATTGAGCAAAATCCCCTTGAGTTTCAGATTTCTTTAGATGATATCTTTCCTGAAGACGATGACGACTCAAATTTAACCAATGAATCTACTCCATTAGGGGTGAGTCTCTCTACTGATGGATTAACCATTAACCCTGACTCAGCTTTACAGAAAACCTCTCAGACACCCGAACCTGTCATCGCTTGGGTAGAAGAAGAATTATATGAGTCTGAGGATTTCAATATTTCTGGTTCTCCTAAATCCACTTCTGAGGGAGAAGATTCTTTATCAACTTCTTTGGTATCTTCTAGTAATAGTTCTTCAAAAGATCGTTTTGTACGGGTAAGTTCAGATAACTTAAATCGTTTGATGGGATTAGCAGGAGAATCTTTAGTCGAAGCAACGGCTTTAGTTCCCTTATCTGAATCGTTTATTGCTCTGAAGAAAAATCAATTAGAACTTTCAAAATTACTCGAACAATTACAGATTAGTTTATCTCATGTAGCGGTTAATAAAGAGACAGAAACTTATTTGAATGAGGTACTTCATAAAGAGCGAGAATGTCGTTCTATTTTGAGCGATCGCTTGAGTGCTTTAGAACAATTTTCTTATCGATCAGCTAATTTATCGGATCGTCTTTATCGAGAAGTTATTGCTAGTCATATGCGTCCCTTTGAGGAAGGAGTAAGTAGTTTTCCTCGCATGGTTAGGGATTTAGCTAGACAATTAAATAAACGGGTTAAATTAGAAATTGTTGGTAAATCAACTATGGTAGATAGGGATATTCTCCGAAAATTAGAAGCTCCTTTAACCCAAATTTTACGCAATGCAATTGATCATGGAATTGAATTTCCTCATGAACGCATTGAACAAGGAAAATCACCGGAGGGTACCATTCATCTTGAGGCTGCTCACCGTTTTGGAATGTTATTAATTACTGTCTCTGATGATGGTAAAGGAATCTCTTTAGAAAAATTGCGTAAATCCATTGTCGAAAAGGGATTAGTTACCCAACAAATGGCTCAAGAACTCAATGAAACTGAGTTAATGGAATTTATCTTTTTACCTAGTTTTTCTACAGCGAATCAAATAACAGAAATTTCTGGACGGGGAGTTGGCTTAAATATTGCTAAAACGATGGTTCAAGAAGTAGGCGGCAATTTACAAGCTATTTCTAAACCAGGAAAAGGGACAAGTTTTCATTTTCAATTACCCTTAACTTTATCGGTTATTAGAACTCTATTAGTAGAAATTTCAGGGGAACCTTATGCGTTTCCTTTGTCTCGTATTGATCAAATTATTAATTTAAAATTAACAGAAATTAATTCAGTAGAAAACCGACAATATTTTACTTTAAATGAGCAGAATATTGGCTTAGTAAAAGCTGCTCAAGTCCTAGAGTTAACCGCTAAAACTATTCCCTCTGATCCTCTGTCCATTGTGATAGTTAGTGATCAAATGAATCGTTATGGATTGGTAGTTGATCGCTTTTTAGGAGAAAAAAATTTGGTAGTACGTCCTTTAGATCCTCGCTTGGGTAAAGTTCAAGATGTTAGTGGAGCCGCTTTATTAGAAGATGGCTCACCTATTTTAATTTTAGATGTTTTGGATTTAGTACGATCACTTGATAAATTATTAGCTAATATTCAAATTAATCAAGTTAATACTCATGAAGAAACTAATTGGACAAAGGGACAAAAAAGAATTTTAGTAGTTGATGATTCTATTACCGTTAGAGAAATGGAACGTAAATTATTAGAAAATAAAGGCTATGTTGTTGATGTAGCAGTTGATGGAATGGAAGGATGGAATGCGGTTAGAGTGGGTAATTATGATTTAGTCATTAGTGATATTGATATGCCGCGAATGAATGGCATCAAATTAGTTAATAATATTAAAAGTAATCTTCATTTAAAATCAACTCCAGTCATTATTGTTTCTTATAAAGATCGAGAAGAAGATCGATTACAAGGATTAGAATCAGGAGCAGATTATTATCTGACAAAAAGTAGTTTTCATGACGATACTTTAATTAATGCAGTTATTGATTTAATTGGACATTGACATACTCCCACCGTTAAGCGTTGCCCTCCACTGGGGATTCTTAAATTCGCACTTAAGAGTTTCTGCTTCACAGATTCTTGACTAGGCATTGCTACCCCCGCCAGATCATCTCCACAGACATTTTCTAACACGCCATGCCCAAATTCATAATTCATAATTCATAATTCATAATTCATAATTCATAATTCATAATTCATAATTCATAATTCATAATTCATAATTCATAATTCATAATTCATAATTCATAATTTATAAATAAAACTTAGGATTATTTACAGATTTAAACCGGATAATCCGTATCAAAGGCTACAAAAATTAAGTTAACCTATCCGTAGGATGAATTTTTTGAGACTAAATATACATCTGTCTAATAAGGAGTCTATCCATGGCTGAAACGCCCCAAGAAATCTTGAAGATGATTCAAGACAACAACATTCAGATGATTGACCTAAAATTCATTGATATGCCAGGAATTTGGCAACATTGTACTTTTTTCCACAATCAGATTGATGAAAATTCCTTTGTAGAGGGAGTTCCGTTTGACGGTTCGAGTATTCGGGGTTGGAAAGCCATCAATGAATCTGATATGTGTATGGTTCCAGACCCGAAAACGGCTTGGATTGACCCTTTCTACGAAGAACCAACCCTAAGCATGGTCTGTAGTATTAAGGAACCTCGTACAGGAGAATGGTATGGCCGTGATCCTCGTACCATTGCTCAGAAAGCGGTTGAATTCCTGAAAACTACAGGAATTGGTGACACAGTTTTCATTGGGCCAGAAGCAGAATTTTTTGTCTTTGATGATGTTCGTTTTAATCAAACTGAAAATCAAAGCTACTACTATGTAGACAGTGTTGAAGGACGCTGGAATAGTGGACGAGAAGAACAAGGCGGTAACTTAGGTTATAAACCAGGTTACAAACAAGGTTATTTCCCCGTAGCTCCCACAGACACGATGCAGGATATGCGGACGGAGATGCTGTTGACTATGGCCAAATGTGGGGTTCCCATTGAGAAACATCATCACGAAGTAGCTACAGGCGGTCAAAATGAGTTAGGGTTCCGTTTTGCCACCCTAGTAGAAGCGGCAGATTATTTGATGACGTACAAATATGTCATTAAAAACGTGGCCAAGAAATATGGTAAAACCGTAACTTTCATGCCTAAACCTTTGTTTAATGACAATGGTTCTGGGATGCACACCCATTTGTCTATCTGGAAAGCGGGACAACCTTTGTTCTGGGGTAATGGTTACGCAGATTTGAGTCCGATGGCACTTCATGCCATCGGTGGTGTCCTCAAACACGCTCCCGCACTGTTAGGATTAACTAATCCTACCACTAACTCTTATAAGCGTTTAGTGCCTGGTTTTGAAGCACCCGTTAATTTAGCTTATTCTCAAGGAAATCGTTCCGCATCAGTACGGATTCCCCTATCTGGTAAAAATCCTAAAGCAAAACGTTTCGAGTTCCGTTGTCCTGACGCTACTTGTAACCCCTATCTTGCTTTTGCAGCACTGCTTTGTGCTGTTGTGGATGGAATTAAGAACGAAATTGATCCTGGTGAGTCTTTAGACGTAGATATCTACGATCTCACCCCAGAAGAATTAAGTCACATTCCCTCTACTCCTGGTTCTCTCGAAGCAGCTTTAGAGTGTCTCGAAAACGATCATTCTTTCTTAACAGATACGGGAGTTTTCAGCACAGACTTTATCGAAAACTGGATTGAGTACAAATTGGATAATGAAGTTAACCCCATGCGGTTACGTCCTCATCCTTATGAGTTTGCACTGTATTATGATGTGTAAATTCCTTTTCAGGGGATTAATTGTCCCTTTTGATTGATTTATCTGACGCAACCCCAGGAGGTTATCCCTGGGGTTATTTGTTACTGACTCAAAATTCTTCAGCCTGATAGGTATAAAATTGTTGAAAAGCCCCAATGGTTTCAAACTCATAATTAGGAACCGGAGAGGGCAACATTAATTCAGTTTCGTAGATACTAAACAAAAGATAGTTATGGCGATTGGTAGTTTTAGTAATTAAGTTCTCAATATGAGGCCGCCCGGTATCTACAAGCGTTTTACAATAACTAACGAGAAACCCTCCAAGTTCCCCTTGAGCTTGAGGACAAACTTCTTGTTTGAGATAAACCGTCAGGGCCTCTGTCGCATAGTTTTCATAATCAGGTTGTCCTGGGTTCGTGACTGCCATACAAGCTCCAATTCCAGCTAAGGCCAATCCCCCCACGACGGTTACAAAGTGTAACGCTTCCATTTTCCTTCACTGCTAATTGATTGTGATTGTTAGGTTAACTTACTTTAACTAAACTTAGTTTAACGAATGATCAACAAAACAAAACTATGTTATACTGACGAAGGACAATGGCGAGCGTAGCCAAGTGGTTAAGGCAGTGGATTGTGGTTCCACCACTCGCGGGTTCAAGTCCCGTCGTTCGCCCTATCTTAAATGTCACTCATATAATGGATAAATTGCCGTTAAATATCCGTGAATGGGAATGTCCTAATTGTGGGATAGTCCATGACCGTGATGTAAACGCCAGTAGCAATATTTTGGCCGCAGGGCTTGCGGTGGCAGTCTGGGTCGCGACCATAAGACCCGAACAGTATAAATCTGTGAAGGCGGGTGGATGTCAAACAATAGTTCCAGTCAAAGGAGAACTAGCGATCGCGTAATTTTTAACAGGAATACGTCCCCCTAAATAAGCTATGCGTCCCGCTTCTGTGGCCATTCCCATGGCTTTAGCCATTAAAACCGGATTTTTAGCCAAAGCGATCGCACTATTAATTAACACTGCATCTGCCCCCATTTCCATCGCTTGAGAGGCTTCACTAGGGGTTCCTATCCCGGCATCAACCACCACAGGAATTTTAGCTTCTTCGATAATAATAGCAATATTGGCGGCGTTACGAATGCCTTGTCCTGAACCAATAGGAGAACCCAAAGGCATCACAGTTGCACATCCTACCCCTTCTAAACGCTTAGCTAAGAGAGGATCAGCATTAATATAAGGAAGAACCGCAAAGCCTTCTTTAACCAACTGTTCTGCCGCTTCTAAGGTTCCGATAGGATCAGGTAATAAGTATTTAGCATCGGGGATCACTTCTAACTTGACAAAATTATTGTCTTCCTGTCCTAATAATTTCGCCATTTCTCGACCCAAACGGGCCACCCTTATAGCTTCTTCTGCTGTCTGACAACCAGCAGTATTAGGCAACATCCAAATTTTACCCCAATCTAAAGCTTGCGCCAACCCTTCATGTCCAGGTGCTAAGGTTTGTACTCGTCTAACCGCAACCGTGACAATTTGACAACCACTGATGGCGACACTTTCTTGCATGATAGGAATACTAGGATATTTACCTGTTCCTGTCATCAAACGGGAATGAAATTTGCGGCCAGCGATCACTAATTCATCTGTGGGGGAAAGGTCGAGGTTATTTCCATTAATAGCTTGGGGAACCGCATAATTATTAAATGTAGTCATCTTTAGGGGAATAGGGGTAGAAATGGGTTGAGTGTAAAAGCGATCGCCTTTAAACCCATCTAGGAGAGGATCAGCTTTTTGGTTAATAATCAGATCATTTATAAGAGAGGCAGTAACAGGTGCAAGTAAAATACCGTTACGATAATGTCCCGTCGCTAAAATTAAGTTATCACAGCCATATTGTCCTAAAATGGGCAATTCATCGGGGGTTCCTGGACGATATCCCCACCAAAATTCCTCAATAGGCCAATTAGCGATCGCTGGATATAAACGTTTTGCCCGTTCTATGAGGGTTTGAATACCTTGGGGAGTATTATGGGGAGTCCATCCCACATCTTCAGAGGTTGCCCCAATAATTAACCGTCCGTTGCGTCGGGGGACAAGATAGGTTTGCGGCCCATATAAAATACGTTGCAGGGGAAATAGTCCTTCTGGTTGTTGAGGCATCCTTACGGCTAACATTTGCCCTTTGATGGGACGTAGGGGTAAAGGTAATATTTGACTTGCCCAAGACCCACTAGCTATGACGTAGGTTTGCCCTTCGAGTTCCCCTTCCGAGGTGAGAAGACTGGTTATTTTACCTTGTTTTTGTTGTATGGTTTGAATGTTTACACCGTCTCGGAGATTGACCCCTAAACTTTGGGCCGCTTGACGTAAAGCTTGAACCACTTGACGGTTATCTACCTGTCCATCTTCAGGATACCACCAGCCCCCGACGATATCATCCCCTAACTCTGGTTGATAGAGACGGATAGCAGTTTTGTCTAACCATTGGCCAGTTGAGGTATTTTTGGACGTTTCTGAGGGTAATTGATAAACAGGGGCTAAAATACCACAAGGGTTATAACCGAGATCGAGTCCGGTGAGATCTTGCAGTTTACGAACCCATTCAGGATATAACCAGCGAGACTTTAAACATAAGTCTAACATGGGGCCGGGGGGTAATTCTTCGGCATTGGGGGCTAACATTCCGGCCGCCGCAAGACTAGCAGTTTGGGGAAAATTTCGGTTACAGAGGGTGACAGACGCACCTCTTAGTTTAAGATCGACTGCGATCGCTAGTCCAATGATGCCACCGCCAATGATGATAATATCGTTTGTTGCGTTCATGTTTTCTAATTCATTTCACCCCGCTATTCTTACCTTACCTTGTTTGTGAGATTTATTTTAGGGCGATCGCTGTTTTCAATTTGGAAATTTTAATTAAAAAAGCGGGTAGGGGCGGGTTTTTAACAAAATTTCCAGATTATTACAAATATATTAGGTAATCACCGAGTGTTTTCAGCAAGCGTTGATGTCGCTCTGGAGAAATCGAACCGATGGAACCGATGATATTACGACGGGGCAACACCGCTAAAAACCCCAGCCTAATCAAAGATTCTGCTCTCAAACCACTGGTAATAAAGTCTGTATCAGAGGGCGAGATAATTTCGTCAAAATCAGGAACTTGCTGATGCAACTGGGTACTAATGCCACAAACCAAAAGATACTTATAGGGGGGCATTTCCCGCAAAATAATCGCTGGACGGTTCTTGTTGACACTCTCGCCGCTAACCGCTTGGGGGGTGTAGCGGGAGATTCCTGATTCAACGAGCGATGCTTTCTAATACAAGTACCAGCGAGTCTTATTCACTCTCCACAGGCTTAAAATTCCGTCTGTCCGGCGGTATTTATTGACAGTATTCTTAATCCTTCTGCTCTGATATTTTTAGCTGCGTTTTCGTCTCGGTCATGGTGAGTTTGACAATTAGGACAAACCCAATCTCTGATGCTTAAATTTATCAAATTATTTTTGAATCCGCAGCAAGAACAGGTTTTTGTACTTGGATAAAATCTGTCAACTTGAACAAGTTTCCCCCCCTCTCTTTCTAGCTTGTAGCTTAAGAAGTTTAGTAACATACCAAATCCAGCATCAAGTATTGATTTAGCTAATTTGGTACGCGCTAATCCTTTTATACAAAGGTTTTCTGCTACAATGACTTGGTTTTCGTCAACGAGCTTTCTTGAGAGTTTGTGGAGAAAATCTTGTCTAGTATTAGTAATTTTTTCGTGAACAAGAGCGACTTCTTTAATCGCTTTTCTACGGTTGTTAGAACCCTTGGTTCTACGAGATAATTTCTGTTGTCTCCTTTTTAATCGTTTGGCATATTTTCTAGTTGGTTTAATTGGGTCAACCTTATAAGTTGTTTCACCATCAAAGACTGTCACTAGGCTAGATAAGCCTAAATCAATTCCTGAGACTTTAGAGGTTTTATTGATGATTAAATCGTCAGATTCAAATAAAATAGAGGCAAAATATTTACCTGTACTTGTTTTTGAAACTGTCACTGACTTAATCTTTCCTAAAATCTCTTTTGAAAGTTTAGCTTTAACAATCCCCAGTTTTGGGAGCTTTAAACCGTTGTTATTAAGAGAACAACCTTCAGGGTAACGGATTGATTGTTGTTTATATTTACTCTTAAACTTAGGAAATTTAGCCCTTTTAGAAAAGAAATTTTTAAAAGCAGCTTCTAAGTTTTTGAGTGCCTGTTGTAAGGTGGCAGCCGTTGATTCTTGCAACCATTCAAAATCAGGGAGCTTTTTTAGCTGAGTTAGGTCTTTTGCCATTTGGCAATAAGTCATCCCAATCCCAGTTTCTTGATACTGATTGTTAGTCTTATTTAAGTAAAAATTATACACAAATCTTGCACAGCCTAAATTTCGATTTAAGGCAATTTCTTGTGGCTGATTTGGATAAATTCTGACTTTTAAGACATTTAACACGGCTTTCGACCTGTTGTGTTACATTAGCCA
This window encodes:
- the thiO gene encoding glycine oxidase ThiO, yielding MNATNDIIIIGGGIIGLAIAVDLKLRGASVTLCNRNFPQTASLAAAGMLAPNAEELPPGPMLDLCLKSRWLYPEWVRKLQDLTGLDLGYNPCGILAPVYQLPSETSKNTSTGQWLDKTAIRLYQPELGDDIVGGWWYPEDGQVDNRQVVQALRQAAQSLGVNLRDGVNIQTIQQKQGKITSLLTSEGELEGQTYVIASGSWASQILPLPLRPIKGQMLAVRMPQQPEGLFPLQRILYGPQTYLVPRRNGRLIIGATSEDVGWTPHNTPQGIQTLIERAKRLYPAIANWPIEEFWWGYRPGTPDELPILGQYGCDNLILATGHYRNGILLAPVTASLINDLIINQKADPLLDGFKGDRFYTQPISTPIPLKMTTFNNYAVPQAINGNNLDLSPTDELVIAGRKFHSRLMTGTGKYPSIPIMQESVAISGCQIVTVAVRRVQTLAPGHEGLAQALDWGKIWMLPNTAGCQTAEEAIRVARLGREMAKLLGQEDNNFVKLEVIPDAKYLLPDPIGTLEAAEQLVKEGFAVLPYINADPLLAKRLEGVGCATVMPLGSPIGSGQGIRNAANIAIIIEEAKIPVVVDAGIGTPSEASQAMEMGADAVLINSAIALAKNPVLMAKAMGMATEAGRIAYLGGRIPVKNYAIASSPLTGTIV
- a CDS encoding DUF4359 domain-containing protein gives rise to the protein MEALHFVTVVGGLALAGIGACMAVTNPGQPDYENYATEALTVYLKQEVCPQAQGELGGFLVSYCKTLVDTGRPHIENLITKTTNRHNYLLFSIYETELMLPSPVPNYEFETIGAFQQFYTYQAEEF
- a CDS encoding type II toxin-antitoxin system PemK/MazF family toxin: MSRYTPQAVSGESVNKNRPAIILREMPPYKYLLVCGISTQLHQQVPDFDEIISPSDTDFITSGLRAESLIRLGFLAVLPRRNIIGSIGSISPERHQRLLKTLGDYLIYL
- a CDS encoding hybrid sensor histidine kinase/response regulator is translated as MLDLFSMEVETQGEILNDNLLTLENQLQDGGEKGLASISLLESLMRASHSIKGASRIVQIEPAVRIAHVMEDCFMGAMDRTVHLKSDQIDHLLSGVDFLLEISRVSQDNLTSWLEQNQAKSQEIIENIASVIRRRKSDRPQEKTTTNDKSEPPSTPQQEQKKPETQEVRPTPDIEQNPLEFQISLDDIFPEDDDDSNLTNESTPLGVSLSTDGLTINPDSALQKTSQTPEPVIAWVEEELYESEDFNISGSPKSTSEGEDSLSTSLVSSSNSSSKDRFVRVSSDNLNRLMGLAGESLVEATALVPLSESFIALKKNQLELSKLLEQLQISLSHVAVNKETETYLNEVLHKERECRSILSDRLSALEQFSYRSANLSDRLYREVIASHMRPFEEGVSSFPRMVRDLARQLNKRVKLEIVGKSTMVDRDILRKLEAPLTQILRNAIDHGIEFPHERIEQGKSPEGTIHLEAAHRFGMLLITVSDDGKGISLEKLRKSIVEKGLVTQQMAQELNETELMEFIFLPSFSTANQITEISGRGVGLNIAKTMVQEVGGNLQAISKPGKGTSFHFQLPLTLSVIRTLLVEISGEPYAFPLSRIDQIINLKLTEINSVENRQYFTLNEQNIGLVKAAQVLELTAKTIPSDPLSIVIVSDQMNRYGLVVDRFLGEKNLVVRPLDPRLGKVQDVSGAALLEDGSPILILDVLDLVRSLDKLLANIQINQVNTHEETNWTKGQKRILVVDDSITVREMERKLLENKGYVVDVAVDGMEGWNAVRVGNYDLVISDIDMPRMNGIKLVNNIKSNLHLKSTPVIIVSYKDREEDRLQGLESGADYYLTKSSFHDDTLINAVIDLIGH
- the glnA gene encoding type I glutamate--ammonia ligase gives rise to the protein MAETPQEILKMIQDNNIQMIDLKFIDMPGIWQHCTFFHNQIDENSFVEGVPFDGSSIRGWKAINESDMCMVPDPKTAWIDPFYEEPTLSMVCSIKEPRTGEWYGRDPRTIAQKAVEFLKTTGIGDTVFIGPEAEFFVFDDVRFNQTENQSYYYVDSVEGRWNSGREEQGGNLGYKPGYKQGYFPVAPTDTMQDMRTEMLLTMAKCGVPIEKHHHEVATGGQNELGFRFATLVEAADYLMTYKYVIKNVAKKYGKTVTFMPKPLFNDNGSGMHTHLSIWKAGQPLFWGNGYADLSPMALHAIGGVLKHAPALLGLTNPTTNSYKRLVPGFEAPVNLAYSQGNRSASVRIPLSGKNPKAKRFEFRCPDATCNPYLAFAALLCAVVDGIKNEIDPGESLDVDIYDLTPEELSHIPSTPGSLEAALECLENDHSFLTDTGVFSTDFIENWIEYKLDNEVNPMRLRPHPYEFALYYDV
- a CDS encoding RNA-guided endonuclease InsQ/TnpB family protein, giving the protein MLNVLKVRIYPNQPQEIALNRNLGCARFVYNFYLNKTNNQYQETGIGMTYCQMAKDLTQLKKLPDFEWLQESTAATLQQALKNLEAAFKNFFSKRAKFPKFKSKYKQQSIRYPEGCSLNNNGLKLPKLGIVKAKLSKEILGKIKSVTVSKTSTGKYFASILFESDDLIINKTSKVSGIDLGLSSLVTVFDGETTYKVDPIKPTRKYAKRLKRRQQKLSRRTKGSNNRRKAIKEVALVHEKITNTRQDFLHKLSRKLVDENQVIVAENLCIKGLARTKLAKSILDAGFGMLLNFLSYKLEREGGKLVQVDRFYPSTKTCSCCGFKNNLINLSIRDWVCPNCQTHHDRDENAAKNIRAEGLRILSINTAGQTEF